In the genome of Gemmatimonadaceae bacterium, one region contains:
- the pstC gene encoding phosphate ABC transporter permease subunit PstC: protein MGDAIASSGTPGGFARGHRVASLAGAAPGDRVYRMVITAFALMIPALLLLIAVAIGVAAWPALSAAGLSFITTSEWNVQAGKFGAAPAIYGTLVSSFIALVLATPLAVGVAIFLSEIAPKWLRQPVAFLVDLLAAIPSVVYGLWGIFFLVPMLRDHVVPFFRNTLHLGSTPLFSGPAYGPSMLAAGVILAIMALPYISAVTREVLIAVPRSQRDAALALGATKWEMIWHAVIPYARSGIIGGVILGLGRALGETMAVTMVIGNRPEISASLLAPGYTMASLIANEFTEATSDMHLSALMAVGAVLFAITLIVNGIARWLVWRVASGPKP, encoded by the coding sequence GTGGGTGACGCGATCGCGTCCTCCGGGACGCCTGGAGGATTCGCGCGCGGGCACCGCGTAGCGAGCCTCGCGGGCGCCGCGCCGGGCGACCGCGTTTATCGGATGGTCATCACCGCATTCGCGCTGATGATTCCCGCGTTGCTGCTCTTGATCGCCGTCGCGATCGGCGTCGCCGCGTGGCCGGCGCTCTCGGCCGCCGGACTGTCGTTCATCACCACCAGCGAGTGGAACGTGCAGGCGGGAAAGTTCGGCGCCGCGCCGGCCATTTACGGCACGCTTGTGTCGTCGTTCATCGCGCTCGTGCTGGCGACGCCGCTCGCGGTGGGGGTAGCGATCTTCCTCTCGGAGATCGCGCCGAAGTGGCTGCGGCAGCCAGTCGCGTTTCTCGTGGATCTGCTCGCGGCCATCCCGAGCGTGGTGTACGGGCTGTGGGGCATCTTCTTCCTGGTCCCGATGCTGCGGGACCACGTGGTCCCGTTTTTCCGGAACACGCTGCACCTGGGAAGCACGCCGCTGTTCAGCGGCCCCGCGTACGGACCGAGCATGCTGGCAGCCGGCGTCATCCTGGCGATCATGGCGCTGCCGTACATCTCGGCCGTCACGCGCGAGGTGCTCATCGCCGTGCCGCGCTCGCAGCGCGACGCGGCGCTCGCACTCGGCGCCACGAAGTGGGAGATGATCTGGCACGCCGTGATCCCCTACGCCCGGTCGGGAATAATCGGCGGAGTCATCCTCGGCCTCGGTCGCGCGCTCGGTGAGACGATGGCGGTCACGATGGTGATCGGCAACCGGCCCGAGATTTCGGCGTCGCTGCTCGCCCCGGGCTACACCATGGCGTCGCTGATCGCGAACGAATTCACGGAGGCAACCAGCGACATGCACCTGTCCGCGCTGATGGCCGTCGGCGCCGTGCTGTTCGCGATCACGCTGATCGTGAACGGCATCGCGCGCTGGCTGGTCTGGCGCGTCGCGAGCGGGCCGAAACCGTGA
- the pstS gene encoding phosphate ABC transporter substrate-binding protein PstS, which produces MSSRILALISILALACGDSRPAGDASPATRSGSVDLTGAGATFPYPLYSKWFSDYATATNVRINYQSIGSGGGIRQLSEGTVDFGATDGPMTDDELAKAKGGSIMHFPTVLGAVAIAYNLPELSGELRLSGPVIAQIFLGTIKQWNDPRIAAHNPGVRLPARDVLVIHRSDGSGTTYVFSDYLTAISPEWAGGPGRGKDVAWPTGLGGKGNEGVAGQIKQIPGAIGYVELAYANQNDLPVASVLNSAGQFVAPSIEAVTAAAAGVAAQLPADTDYRLSIVNSPGAGAYPISSFTWLLLYREQTDSVKARKLVDFLRWALTEGEKQAAALDYAPLPPAIADRLLQRLDSIQVTPAGG; this is translated from the coding sequence GTGTCCTCACGCATTCTTGCACTGATATCGATTCTCGCGCTGGCCTGCGGCGACTCCCGTCCCGCCGGCGACGCTTCTCCCGCAACGCGCTCGGGCTCGGTCGATCTGACCGGCGCCGGCGCGACGTTCCCTTACCCGCTGTACTCGAAGTGGTTTTCCGACTACGCGACGGCCACCAACGTCCGCATCAACTACCAGTCGATCGGCTCGGGCGGGGGAATCCGCCAGCTGTCGGAGGGCACCGTGGACTTCGGCGCTACCGACGGACCGATGACCGACGACGAGCTCGCCAAAGCGAAGGGCGGCTCGATCATGCACTTCCCCACCGTGCTCGGCGCGGTCGCGATCGCGTACAACCTTCCGGAGCTCTCCGGCGAGCTGCGGCTGTCCGGGCCGGTCATCGCGCAGATCTTCCTCGGCACGATCAAGCAGTGGAACGACCCGCGGATCGCGGCGCACAATCCCGGCGTCAGGCTGCCGGCGAGGGACGTGCTGGTGATCCACCGATCGGACGGCAGCGGAACCACATACGTCTTCAGCGACTACCTGACGGCGATCAGCCCGGAGTGGGCGGGCGGCCCCGGCCGCGGAAAGGACGTGGCGTGGCCGACGGGACTCGGTGGAAAGGGCAACGAAGGAGTAGCGGGACAGATCAAGCAGATTCCAGGCGCGATCGGATACGTCGAGCTCGCGTACGCCAATCAGAACGACCTTCCGGTCGCATCGGTCCTCAACTCCGCGGGGCAGTTCGTGGCGCCGAGCATCGAAGCGGTCACGGCCGCGGCCGCCGGAGTCGCCGCGCAGCTTCCCGCCGACACTGATTATCGCCTCTCGATCGTGAACAGCCCCGGCGCCGGCGCCTACCCGATCTCGTCGTTTACCTGGCTGCTGCTCTATCGCGAGCAGACAGACTCGGTCAAAGCGCGCAAGCTGGTGGATTTTCTCCGCTGGGCGCTGACAGAGGGAGAGAAGCAAGCCGCCGCGCTGGACTACGCGCCGCTGCCTCCCGCGATCGCCGACAGGCTGCTGCAGCGACTCGATTCCATCCAGGTGACGCCAGCCGGTGGGTGA
- the pstB gene encoding phosphate ABC transporter ATP-binding protein PstB yields the protein MAQLLIDPEVIRQEDDDAPGKPCLSTRELSAFFGKSRVVSNVSIDFQDREVTAIIGPSGCGKSTLLRCLNRMHETLPGATTTGTVTLDGTDIYAPGADPIAVRRHVGMVFQRPTPFPTMSIRDNVAAGLKILGRGAPRGREAEGIVERALRHAGLWEEVKDRLDESAIALSGGQQQRLCIARALAIRPRVILLDEPTASLDPLSAQKVEELVYQLKQDIAVVIVTHNMQQAARVSDRTAFLLMGDLVETAPTNALFTAPSDTRTEAYITGRFG from the coding sequence TTGGCTCAGCTACTGATTGACCCCGAGGTTATCCGCCAGGAGGACGACGACGCGCCCGGGAAGCCGTGTCTCAGCACCCGAGAGCTGAGCGCGTTCTTCGGCAAGTCGCGCGTGGTGTCGAACGTCAGCATCGACTTCCAGGATCGCGAGGTCACGGCGATCATCGGCCCCTCGGGGTGCGGCAAGTCAACGCTGCTGCGCTGCCTCAACCGGATGCACGAAACGCTGCCGGGCGCGACCACGACGGGAACGGTCACGCTCGACGGGACCGACATCTATGCGCCCGGCGCGGATCCCATCGCGGTACGGCGGCACGTCGGGATGGTGTTTCAGAGGCCCACGCCGTTTCCAACTATGTCCATCCGCGACAACGTTGCCGCCGGGCTCAAGATCCTCGGGCGGGGAGCTCCCCGCGGCAGGGAAGCCGAAGGCATCGTCGAGCGCGCGCTGCGGCACGCCGGACTCTGGGAGGAAGTCAAGGACCGGCTCGACGAGAGTGCGATCGCGCTTTCCGGAGGACAGCAGCAGCGGCTGTGCATCGCGCGGGCGCTGGCGATCCGCCCGCGAGTGATCCTGCTGGACGAGCCGACAGCTTCGCTCGACCCGCTGAGCGCGCAAAAAGTCGAGGAGCTCGTGTACCAGCTCAAGCAGGATATCGCGGTCGTGATCGTGACCCACAACATGCAACAGGCCGCACGCGTGTCCGACAGGACTGCGTTCCTGCTGATGGGAGACCTCGTTGAGACCGCGCCGACCAACGCCCTGTTCACCGCGCCAAGCGACACTCGCACCGAAGCCTACATCACGGGAAGGTTCGGATGA
- the pstB gene encoding phosphate ABC transporter ATP-binding protein PstB, with protein sequence MTGSAVNARDFSFWYGKNQALYGVNITVPPQSITALIGPSGCGKSTFLRSINRMNDTIPGARHEGSVLLAGQDVYAPGMDVVHLRHRVGMVFQRWNPFPKSIYDNVAYGPRINRGLRGRDLDDVVEGSLRRAALWDEVKDRLRQSALGLSGGQQQRLCIARALANQPEVLLLDEPASALDPGATQKIEELLFELKSELAIVIVTHNLQQAGRVSDYTAFFYLGRLVECDATGQLFTAPREAQTEAYITGRFG encoded by the coding sequence ATGACCGGGTCCGCCGTGAACGCGCGCGACTTTTCTTTCTGGTATGGGAAGAATCAGGCGCTGTACGGGGTCAACATCACCGTGCCGCCGCAGTCGATCACGGCGCTGATCGGGCCGTCGGGGTGCGGCAAGTCAACGTTTCTGCGATCGATCAACCGGATGAACGACACGATCCCCGGCGCGCGCCACGAGGGCAGCGTGCTGCTCGCGGGCCAGGACGTGTACGCGCCCGGGATGGACGTGGTGCACCTGCGACACCGTGTAGGGATGGTGTTCCAGCGATGGAACCCGTTCCCGAAGTCCATCTACGACAACGTGGCGTACGGGCCGCGCATCAACCGCGGCCTGCGTGGGCGCGATCTGGACGACGTGGTCGAGGGCTCCCTGCGACGGGCCGCGCTCTGGGACGAAGTTAAGGACCGCCTCAGGCAGAGCGCGCTCGGACTGTCCGGGGGCCAGCAGCAGCGGCTCTGCATAGCGCGCGCGCTGGCCAACCAGCCTGAAGTCCTGTTGCTGGACGAGCCCGCGAGCGCGCTCGACCCCGGCGCGACGCAAAAGATCGAGGAGCTCCTGTTCGAGCTGAAATCAGAGCTGGCAATCGTGATAGTCACCCATAACCTTCAGCAGGCAGGGCGCGTGTCCGACTACACAGCTTTCTTCTATCTTGGCCGACTAGTCGAATGCGACGCGACGGGGCAGCTTTTCACCGCCCCGCGTGAAGCACAGACCGAGGCCTATATCACCGGGAGGTTCGGATGA
- a CDS encoding Ppx/GppA phosphatase family protein, translated as MSERVARIAAIDIGSNSIRQIVADVGSDGTIRVVDEMKAAPRLGAGTRETKRIDESRMRDALEVVGRMTTLARQLGAERVEAVATSAVRDATNGQLFLDLIREESGLAVRVLDGEDEARLSFRSALAHFELGKGRAVVLDIGGGSLEIALSADGLLDRLISLPLGALRLTEEFLPTRIKRSRVKKLRRKVRRALARKLPVRNWRGATVIGSGGTCTNIGEMHLARRGLHMAQTVQGTKVPCAEIERMLDALIDLPAEERARVPGLNPARADIIVAGISVIVEVLERLDSPELTVSSYGIREGLLLETARVRPTVADPGESRERSVLQLAERSHYEELHSQHVRKLALQIFDQIGGRLGCEESERALLSDAALLHDIGYHINYEDHHKHSYHLISHAELLGMSPVEQVIVANVARYHRGPRPKKKHRNYSGLDKQSRQVVKRLSAILRVADGFDRGHSAAVERIEAEWTDDSLVLRAVPSTKGGDMQLELWGAERKCRLLEKLSGVPATLVAAGTAAARSEPAKSTAA; from the coding sequence ATGTCCGAGAGAGTTGCGCGCATCGCGGCCATAGACATCGGGTCGAACTCGATCCGCCAGATCGTAGCCGACGTCGGCAGCGACGGCACGATCCGCGTCGTGGACGAGATGAAAGCGGCTCCGCGCCTCGGCGCGGGCACCCGCGAGACGAAGCGCATCGACGAGAGCCGGATGCGCGACGCCCTCGAGGTCGTCGGCCGCATGACCACGCTCGCCCGCCAGCTCGGCGCCGAGCGCGTCGAGGCCGTCGCGACGAGCGCCGTGCGCGACGCGACCAACGGCCAGCTCTTTCTCGATCTTATTCGCGAGGAAAGCGGGCTCGCCGTGCGCGTGCTCGACGGCGAGGACGAGGCGCGGCTGAGCTTCCGCAGCGCGCTGGCGCACTTCGAGCTCGGCAAGGGCCGCGCGGTCGTGCTCGACATCGGGGGCGGATCGCTGGAGATCGCGCTGAGCGCCGACGGACTGCTGGATCGGCTGATTTCGCTGCCGTTGGGCGCGCTGCGTCTCACCGAGGAGTTCCTGCCGACCCGGATCAAGCGGTCCCGCGTGAAGAAGCTGCGCCGCAAGGTGCGCCGCGCGCTCGCCCGCAAGCTGCCGGTGCGCAACTGGCGCGGCGCGACGGTCATCGGGTCCGGGGGCACGTGCACCAACATCGGCGAGATGCATCTCGCCCGCCGCGGGCTGCACATGGCGCAGACGGTACAGGGCACCAAGGTCCCTTGCGCCGAGATCGAGCGGATGCTGGACGCGCTGATCGACCTTCCCGCGGAAGAGCGCGCCCGGGTGCCGGGACTCAATCCCGCCCGGGCCGACATCATCGTCGCCGGCATCAGCGTCATCGTCGAAGTGCTGGAGCGGCTCGACTCGCCGGAGCTGACCGTCTCCAGCTACGGAATTCGCGAGGGATTGCTGCTGGAGACGGCGCGCGTGCGCCCGACCGTCGCGGATCCCGGAGAGTCCCGCGAGCGGTCGGTCCTGCAGCTGGCCGAGCGGTCGCACTACGAGGAGCTGCACTCGCAGCACGTGCGGAAGCTCGCGTTGCAAATATTCGACCAGATCGGCGGGCGGCTCGGGTGCGAGGAGAGCGAGCGCGCGCTGCTATCCGACGCCGCGCTGCTGCACGACATCGGCTACCACATCAATTACGAAGACCACCACAAGCATTCGTACCACCTGATCAGCCACGCCGAGCTGCTGGGGATGTCGCCGGTGGAGCAGGTGATCGTCGCCAACGTCGCGCGCTATCATCGCGGCCCGCGGCCGAAGAAGAAGCACCGCAACTATTCGGGGCTCGACAAGCAGTCGCGGCAGGTAGTGAAGCGGTTGTCCGCGATTCTCCGCGTGGCCGACGGCTTCGACCGCGGGCACTCCGCCGCCGTGGAGCGGATTGAAGCGGAGTGGACCGACGATTCGCTCGTACTCCGTGCCGTGCCGTCCACGAAAGGCGGCGACATGCAGCTCGAGCTGTGGGGCGCAGAGCGCAAGTGCCGCCTGCTGGAGAAGCTCTCGGGGGTTCCGGCAACCTTGGTGGCAGCGGGGACGGCCGCCGCGCGCTCGGAGCCCGCGAAGTCTACCGCCGCGTAA
- the phoU gene encoding phosphate signaling complex protein PhoU, producing the protein MTAAIEPSGGFRHFHDQLAELKQRLLDMSEKAEHLVELAVSALLARDRRKAELVVGGDKDLNDLEIEIEKRAIALLALQQPMARDLRFIIGTIKISNDLERVGDHAVNIAESSLRLIDSNATVIPGPELEDMARRARSMLSDALDAFTNADGALGREVCKADDVVDSLHNSVFRILLTHMMADARTITPALELLLVSRNLERVADLATNIGEDAVYLAEGKQIKHHFED; encoded by the coding sequence ATGACCGCGGCGATCGAGCCGAGCGGAGGATTCCGCCACTTTCACGACCAGCTCGCCGAGCTCAAGCAGCGGCTGCTCGACATGTCCGAGAAAGCCGAGCATCTCGTAGAGCTGGCGGTCAGCGCGCTGTTGGCGCGCGATCGCCGCAAGGCGGAGCTCGTCGTCGGCGGTGACAAGGACCTCAACGACCTCGAGATCGAGATCGAGAAGCGCGCCATCGCCCTGCTCGCGCTGCAGCAGCCGATGGCGAGAGATCTCCGGTTCATCATCGGTACGATCAAGATCTCGAACGACCTGGAGCGCGTCGGCGACCACGCTGTCAACATCGCCGAGTCGTCGCTCCGGCTGATAGACTCGAACGCAACCGTCATCCCCGGTCCCGAGCTGGAAGACATGGCCAGGCGGGCGCGATCCATGCTGAGTGACGCGCTCGACGCGTTCACCAACGCCGACGGCGCGCTCGGGCGCGAAGTCTGCAAGGCGGACGACGTCGTGGACTCGCTGCACAACTCCGTCTTCCGGATCCTGCTCACGCACATGATGGCCGACGCCCGCACGATCACGCCCGCGCTGGAGCTGCTGCTCGTGAGCCGCAATCTCGAGCGCGTCGCCGACCTCGCGACCAACATCGGCGAGGACGCGGTGTATCTCGCCGAGGGAAAGCAGATCAAGCACCACTTCGAGGACTGA
- the ppk1 gene encoding polyphosphate kinase 1, which produces MPERPRYFNRELSWLDFNARVLHEAFDERNPLLERLKFIAIFSTNLDEFYMVRIAGLRRQLAAGVEQPSAEGVATRALLDAINRRIAELMARQRTCLHDLLLPALAEHGIRLVTMNDLQPAEWQVVDEFFESQVFPVLTPLAIDPGHPLPYISNLSLSLAVQVFDPQRGSEHFARVKVPKSLPRWVPFGRPHHFVPLEQVIGANLGALFPGMEIRGWHAFRVTRYSDLELAASDDTSDLLAMIEEQVFQRRFAEVVRVELQDGTPPALRALLREELADQQDLDTDDALLHEDDLVESGPLLELGDLMSLASLDAPELRDPPYTPAIPAELHDTTRSVFAAIRERDILVHHPFDSFTASVERFLEAAAVDEHVLAIKMTLYRTSGDTAIVRALTEAAQRGKQVAVLVELQARFDEANNITWARTLESFGVHVAYGLPGLKTHCKTALVVRKEGDGIRRYAHIGSGNYNSRTARIYTDLGLLTCSPSIGADVSDLFNALTGFSRQEIYRKLLVSPANMRARFLEMIDREVKFARAGKPARIIAKMNALVDEEIIAALYGASEAGVEIDLIVRGICCLRPGLPGVSERIRVLSIVGRFLEHSRIWYWENGGEPEYYFGSPDWMPRNLDRRVECVVPVEDPRLHPRLKSLLETSLADNRQAWELRSDGTYEQRLPGAEPERATHRTLLLDSWGMVGEPDASR; this is translated from the coding sequence ATGCCCGAACGGCCCCGCTACTTCAATCGCGAACTCAGCTGGCTCGATTTCAACGCCCGCGTGCTGCACGAGGCGTTCGACGAGCGCAATCCGCTGCTCGAGCGGCTCAAGTTCATCGCCATCTTCTCGACGAACCTGGACGAGTTCTACATGGTCCGGATCGCGGGGCTTCGGCGGCAGCTCGCCGCCGGCGTGGAGCAGCCGAGCGCGGAAGGAGTTGCCACGCGGGCGCTGCTCGACGCGATCAACCGCAGGATCGCGGAGCTGATGGCGCGGCAGCGCACCTGCCTGCACGATCTGCTTCTGCCCGCGCTCGCGGAGCACGGGATCCGGCTCGTCACGATGAACGATCTCCAGCCGGCGGAGTGGCAGGTCGTGGACGAGTTCTTCGAGTCGCAGGTGTTCCCGGTGCTCACGCCGCTGGCGATCGATCCCGGGCACCCGCTTCCGTACATCTCCAACCTGTCGCTGTCGCTCGCGGTGCAGGTGTTCGACCCGCAGCGCGGCAGCGAGCACTTCGCCCGCGTGAAAGTGCCGAAGAGCCTGCCGCGCTGGGTCCCGTTCGGGCGGCCGCACCATTTCGTGCCGCTTGAGCAGGTGATCGGCGCCAACCTCGGCGCGCTCTTCCCGGGGATGGAGATCCGCGGCTGGCACGCCTTCCGTGTCACGCGCTACTCCGACCTGGAGCTGGCCGCGTCGGACGACACGTCGGACCTGCTCGCGATGATCGAGGAGCAGGTGTTCCAGCGGAGATTCGCGGAGGTCGTGCGGGTAGAGCTGCAGGACGGGACGCCGCCCGCGCTGCGCGCGCTGCTGCGCGAGGAGCTGGCCGACCAGCAGGACCTCGACACGGACGACGCGCTGCTGCACGAGGACGATCTGGTGGAGAGCGGTCCGCTGCTCGAGCTGGGCGACCTCATGTCCCTTGCGTCGCTGGACGCGCCCGAGCTGCGCGACCCGCCGTACACGCCCGCGATTCCGGCGGAGCTGCACGACACGACGCGCTCGGTGTTCGCGGCGATCCGTGAGCGCGACATCCTGGTGCACCATCCGTTCGATTCCTTCACGGCGAGCGTCGAGAGATTTCTCGAGGCCGCCGCGGTGGACGAGCACGTGCTCGCCATCAAGATGACGCTGTACAGAACTTCGGGCGACACCGCGATCGTGCGCGCGCTGACGGAAGCCGCGCAGCGCGGGAAGCAGGTCGCGGTGCTGGTCGAGCTGCAGGCGCGCTTCGACGAGGCGAACAACATCACCTGGGCGCGGACGCTGGAGAGCTTCGGAGTGCACGTCGCGTACGGGCTGCCGGGCCTCAAGACGCACTGCAAGACCGCGCTCGTCGTGCGCAAGGAAGGCGACGGAATCCGGCGGTACGCCCACATCGGCAGCGGCAACTACAACTCCAGGACCGCGCGCATCTACACCGACCTCGGCCTGCTCACCTGCAGCCCGTCCATCGGCGCCGACGTCAGCGACCTGTTCAACGCGCTGACCGGGTTCTCCCGGCAGGAGATCTACCGCAAGCTGCTGGTGTCGCCGGCGAACATGCGGGCGCGCTTTCTGGAGATGATCGACCGCGAGGTGAAGTTCGCGAGGGCGGGGAAGCCGGCGCGCATCATCGCGAAGATGAACGCGCTGGTGGACGAGGAGATCATCGCGGCGCTGTACGGCGCGTCGGAGGCCGGAGTCGAGATCGACTTGATCGTGCGCGGGATCTGCTGCCTGCGGCCGGGGCTGCCGGGCGTGAGCGAGCGCATCCGCGTGCTCAGCATCGTTGGCCGCTTTCTCGAGCACTCGCGCATCTGGTACTGGGAGAACGGGGGCGAGCCGGAGTACTACTTCGGCTCGCCCGACTGGATGCCGCGGAACCTGGACCGCCGGGTGGAGTGCGTGGTGCCGGTCGAGGATCCGCGGCTGCATCCGCGGCTCAAGTCGCTGCTGGAGACGTCTCTCGCGGACAACCGGCAGGCGTGGGAGCTCCGGTCCGACGGGACGTACGAGCAGCGGCTGCCGGGGGCCGAGCCGGAGCGCGCGACGCACAGAACGCTGCTCCTCGACTCATGGGGCATGGTCGGGGAGCCGGACGCGAGCCGGTGA
- the pstA gene encoding phosphate ABC transporter permease PstA gives MSALRRRKAGNVLMLGLTYVAAVLATLPLLFILFHLLQKGASTLTPEFFTNMPRPVGEAGGGMSNAIVGTLILIAIAGVIGLPVGIGAGLYLAEKRVGALAMTVRFLSDVLNGLPSIVLGIFAWQFLVRPFGSFSALAGGIALGAMMIPLVTRTTEEMIRLVPNSLREAALALGYPRWRTSLSVILRTALPGIVTGALVAVARIAGETAPLLFTAFGNQFWSTALDEPIAALPLQIFAYAISPYDEWHKQAWAGALVLIVIVLIISLAARHATRARFGSATD, from the coding sequence GTGAGCGCCCTGCGCCGGCGGAAGGCGGGCAACGTCCTTATGCTGGGACTCACGTACGTCGCGGCCGTGCTCGCCACGCTCCCGCTCCTGTTCATTCTCTTCCATCTTTTGCAGAAAGGCGCGAGCACTCTAACGCCGGAGTTTTTCACGAACATGCCGCGTCCGGTAGGTGAAGCGGGCGGTGGAATGTCCAATGCCATCGTGGGAACGCTGATTCTGATAGCGATCGCGGGCGTGATCGGACTGCCCGTCGGCATCGGTGCGGGGCTGTATCTCGCGGAGAAGCGCGTCGGCGCGCTGGCAATGACCGTGCGATTCCTGTCGGACGTGCTGAACGGGCTGCCCTCCATCGTGCTCGGGATATTCGCCTGGCAGTTCCTGGTGCGCCCCTTCGGCAGCTTCTCCGCGCTTGCAGGCGGGATCGCGCTCGGCGCCATGATGATCCCGCTCGTGACCCGCACCACGGAAGAGATGATCCGGCTCGTGCCGAATTCGCTGCGCGAAGCGGCGCTCGCCCTCGGCTACCCGCGGTGGCGCACGTCGCTGAGCGTCATCCTTCGTACGGCGTTGCCCGGGATCGTGACCGGCGCGCTTGTCGCCGTCGCGCGCATCGCCGGCGAGACGGCCCCGCTCTTGTTCACCGCGTTCGGCAACCAGTTCTGGTCCACGGCGCTCGATGAGCCCATCGCGGCGCTGCCGCTGCAGATCTTCGCGTACGCCATCAGTCCGTACGACGAGTGGCACAAGCAGGCCTGGGCAGGCGCGCTCGTGCTGATCGTCATCGTTCTCATCATCAGCCTCGCGGCGCGACACGCGACCCGCGCACGCTTTGGCTCAGCTACTGATTGA
- a CDS encoding TolC family protein — protein sequence MNHSLAPTALIAVLVAYAPPAGGQLTLGDALRRADHAAYGNRIAAGNTEEQRARALLAARGILPSLRFEVGYLSTTDPVAVFGTKLRQGTISPDDFAPQQLVNPEATGNYQSAIVIEQPIFNADAWTGRRAALRAADADRASQEWTRLSLRADVVRAFYGAVFAAERTATMRVSARTAHAHVAQAEALVRQGMVTKSDALLASVRAGEIDAQLAEAVGDSAIAGRRLALLIGDYHADSRDQKAIVPNVLPTAAMIREITARDTAFAEPDERADVIAAATALDAARSDVLRARSAYLPRINGFARYDRNSRARPFTGETNWTVGVLASWSPFSGAGELAEHRGAAARLTSAKARAEAAEANAGLDVEATRTALTVSLIRLAIAERAVIQSAEARRIVSRRYAGGLATVVELLDAQTAETQSALSLAQARYAAISAAAARRQALGRDPGTLAAFDSASASADSSPPRPIAPDATAHARLQKGPLNDS from the coding sequence ATGAACCATTCGCTCGCTCCGACAGCGCTGATCGCGGTGCTCGTCGCATACGCTCCGCCCGCCGGCGGACAACTGACTCTTGGAGACGCGCTCCGCCGCGCCGATCACGCCGCTTACGGCAATCGCATCGCTGCGGGCAACACGGAAGAGCAACGCGCGCGGGCGCTCCTTGCGGCCCGAGGGATACTGCCAAGTCTTCGGTTCGAGGTCGGCTACCTCAGCACCACGGACCCGGTTGCGGTCTTCGGGACAAAACTCCGGCAGGGAACGATCAGCCCGGATGACTTCGCGCCACAACAGCTCGTCAACCCGGAAGCGACGGGCAACTACCAGAGCGCGATCGTCATAGAGCAGCCGATCTTCAACGCCGACGCCTGGACCGGACGGCGCGCCGCACTGCGGGCTGCCGACGCCGACCGCGCCTCGCAGGAATGGACGCGACTGTCGCTTCGCGCCGACGTGGTGCGAGCCTTCTACGGCGCGGTCTTCGCGGCCGAGCGTACCGCTACCATGCGCGTCTCGGCCCGGACCGCCCACGCACATGTCGCCCAGGCCGAAGCGCTCGTCAGGCAGGGCATGGTAACAAAATCGGATGCCCTGCTTGCCTCCGTCCGCGCCGGTGAGATCGACGCTCAGCTCGCCGAGGCCGTGGGAGATTCGGCGATCGCCGGGCGTCGTCTCGCGCTCCTGATCGGAGATTACCACGCCGATTCGCGCGACCAGAAGGCGATCGTACCGAACGTTCTCCCGACCGCGGCGATGATTCGTGAGATCACGGCGCGCGATACGGCTTTTGCAGAGCCAGACGAGCGCGCCGACGTCATCGCCGCCGCAACCGCGCTCGACGCTGCGCGCTCCGACGTCCTTCGCGCCCGCTCCGCGTACCTGCCCCGGATCAACGGGTTCGCACGATATGACCGGAACTCGCGCGCGCGCCCCTTCACGGGCGAAACGAACTGGACTGTCGGCGTCCTGGCATCCTGGAGTCCGTTCAGCGGCGCCGGGGAGCTGGCGGAGCACCGGGGCGCGGCCGCGCGACTCACGTCCGCCAAGGCGCGCGCGGAAGCCGCGGAAGCGAATGCCGGCCTCGACGTGGAAGCTACGCGCACAGCACTGACCGTTTCCCTCATTCGCCTCGCCATCGCCGAACGCGCTGTGATCCAGAGCGCTGAAGCGCGCCGGATCGTGAGCCGCCGGTACGCCGGGGGACTCGCGACCGTCGTCGAGCTGTTGGACGCGCAGACAGCCGAAACGCAGAGCGCTCTTTCGCTCGCCCAGGCCCGGTACGCAGCGATCTCCGCCGCGGCCGCGCGCCGCCAGGCACTGGGCCGCGATCCGGGAACGCTCGCGGCATTCGACTCCGCATCCGCCTCGGCGGATTCATCTCCTCCACGGCCGATCGCACCCGATGCCACCGCTCACGCCCGACTCCAGAAAGGACCTCTCAATGATTCGTGA